In Zingiber officinale cultivar Zhangliang chromosome 8B, Zo_v1.1, whole genome shotgun sequence, a single genomic region encodes these proteins:
- the LOC122017118 gene encoding protein PYRICULARIA ORYZAE RESISTANCE 21-like isoform X2, which translates to MWKLVMEVDLDCHLCSKKIKRTICKLQEKVKILRISYDQKNGIVTIAGRFDPERVSKKLKDEAGKVIKSIKVEEEKEKKPKEKKEGKVADMNVPEFNLRDRIRGTFTELPGTFGESRGSNYWFCC; encoded by the exons ATGTGGAAGTTGGTAATGGAAGTCGATCTTGATTGCCACCTGTGCTCGAAGAAAATAAAGAGGACCATCTGCAAGCTGCAAG AAAAGGTGAAGATCTTGAGGATATCCTACGACCAGAAGAATGGTATCGTGACCATCGCCGGCCGATTCGATCCAGAGAGGGTCTCTAAGAAGCTGAAAGACGAGGCCGGCAAGGTGATCAAGTCCATCAAAgttgaagaagagaaagaaaagaagccgaaagagaagaaggaagggaaggtgGCCGATATGAATGTGCCTGAGTTTAACCTCCGCGATCGGATTCGAGGGACGTTTACAGAGCTTCCGGGAACTTTCGGCGAGTCCCGTGGAAGCAACTACTGGTTTTGTTGTTGA
- the LOC122017118 gene encoding protein PYRICULARIA ORYZAE RESISTANCE 21-like isoform X1: protein MMAEKMWKLVMEVDLDCHLCSKKIKRTICKLQEKVKILRISYDQKNGIVTIAGRFDPERVSKKLKDEAGKVIKSIKVEEEKEKKPKEKKEGKVADMNVPEFNLRDRIRGTFTELPGTFGESRGSNYWFCC from the exons ATGATGGCAGAAAAA ATGTGGAAGTTGGTAATGGAAGTCGATCTTGATTGCCACCTGTGCTCGAAGAAAATAAAGAGGACCATCTGCAAGCTGCAAG AAAAGGTGAAGATCTTGAGGATATCCTACGACCAGAAGAATGGTATCGTGACCATCGCCGGCCGATTCGATCCAGAGAGGGTCTCTAAGAAGCTGAAAGACGAGGCCGGCAAGGTGATCAAGTCCATCAAAgttgaagaagagaaagaaaagaagccgaaagagaagaaggaagggaaggtgGCCGATATGAATGTGCCTGAGTTTAACCTCCGCGATCGGATTCGAGGGACGTTTACAGAGCTTCCGGGAACTTTCGGCGAGTCCCGTGGAAGCAACTACTGGTTTTGTTGTTGA
- the LOC122017118 gene encoding 10 kDa chaperonin, mitochondrial-like isoform X3: MAKRLIPSLNRILVEKIVPPSKTSAGILLPEKTTKLNSGKVVAVGPGLHDSNGNHIPVSVKEGDTVLLPEYGGTEVKLGDKEYHVYRDDDVLGTIQD, encoded by the exons ATGGCGAAGCGTTTGATTCCTTCCCTCAACCGCATCCTCGTGGAGAAGATCGTTCCACCTTCCAAGACCAGCGCTGGAATCCTCCTTCCGGAAAAGACAACCAAG CTCAACTCTGGTAAAGTGGTGGCAGTGGGTCCTGGTTTACATGATAGCAATGGCAATCATATCCCTGTCTCTGTGAAGGAAGGAGACACGGTTCTACTGCCTGAATATGGTGGTACTGAAGTGAAACTTGGTGACAAAGA GTATCATGTTTACCGGGATGATGACGTACTTGGGACCATTCAAGACTGA
- the LOC122016594 gene encoding cyclase-associated protein 1-like has protein sequence MDEELMTRLEVAVARLEALSAEPPAPAASSRSICHDAAMDTSISAFDDLVSDSLGRVLEAAGKIGGEVLDATKVMEEAFSVLKQLIVKSKRCQNPGVAGTAEFLRPLNNVIAKANSLTEGKRSEYFNHLKAVADSLTALVWIGYTGKDCGMRMPSAHLEESWQMAEFYSNKILVEYKNKEPEHINWAKSMKELYFPGLCDYVKNFYPLGPAWGIAVSTLPSSSSSTPTSSTPGAPPPPKAPIISAETVQSRPREGMSAVFEEINSGKSVTAGLRKVTDDMKTKNRVDRSGAVASAEKGGCASSFTNTKVPPKLELQMGRKWAVENHIGNKNLIIEDCDTKQSVYIYGCKDSVLQVKGKVNNITVDKCTKMGVLFMEVVAAFEIVNCNGVEVQCQSCAPTISIDNTSGCQLYLSNDSLGASITTAKSSDINVLVPDAGPNSDWVEHPLPQQFIHTYKDGQFTTSPLSHSGA, from the exons ATGGACGAAGAGCTAATGACGAGGCTGGAGGTAGCCGTGGCGCGGCTGGAGGCGCTTTCCGCCGAGCCACCCGCCCCCGCAGCCTCGTCCAGAAGCATTTGCCACGACGCTGCCATGGATACGTCCATCTCAGCGTTCGACGATCTCGTTTCGGATTCCTTGGGCCGGGTTTTGGAGGCTGCGGGTAAGATCGGCGGGGAGGTTCTCGACGCGACGAAAGTAATGGAGGAGGCGTTCTCGGTGCTTAAGCAGCTCATTGTCAAGTCCAAGCGCTGCCAG AATCCAGGTGTTGCTGGTACGGCAGAGTTTTTGAGGCCACTCAATAATGTGATTGCCAAAGCCAATTCCCTAACCGAAGGGAAACGATCTGAATATTTCAACCATTTAAAAGCAGTTGCTGATAGTTTAACAGCTCTGGTTTGGATAGGTTACACAGGAAAGGACTGTG GCATGAGAATGCCAAGTGCACATTTAGAAGAAAGCTGGCAAATGGCTGAATTCTACAGCAATAAG ATTCTTGTGGAATATAAGAATAAGGAACCAGAACATATAAATTGGGCAAAGTCAATGAAGGAATTGTATTTCCCTGGCTTGTGTGACTATGTAAAGAACTTCTACCCCCTGGGTCCTGCTTGGGGCATAGCTGTGTCAACATTGCCGTCATCTTCTTCAAGCACCCCTACATCAAGCACCCCTGGTGCACCACCACCACCAAAAGCTCCTATTATTTCCGCAGAAACTGTACAATCACGTCCTAGAGAAGGAATGTCTGCTGTCTTCGAAGAAATCAATTCAGGAAAATCAGTAACTGCAG GCTTGAGAAAAGTTACAGATGATATGAAGACTAAAAACCGTGTTGATAGAAGTGGTGCAGTAGCCTCAGCTGAAAAAGGTGGTTGTGCCAGTTCTTTTACAAACACCAAAGTGCCCCCCAAGTTGGAGCTCCAAATGGGACGCAA ATGGGCAGTTGAAAATCACATTGGAAATAAGAACTTGATTATTGAAGACTGTGACACAAAGCAGTCTGTATACATATACGGGTGCAAGGATTCAGTATTACAAGTCAAAG GAAAAGTGAATAACATAACTGTTGATAAATGCACTAAAATGGGGGTCCTGTTCATG GAGGTTGTAGCTGCTTTTGAAATCGTAAACTGCAATGGTGTTGAAGTGCAATGTCAG AGTTGTGCACCAACTATATCGATAGACAATACTTCTGGCTGCCAATTATATCTGAGCAATGATTCACTTGGGGCTTCTATAACTACTGCTAAGTCAAGTGATATTAATGTGTTGGTCCCAGATGCAGGTCCTAATAGTGACTGG GTAGAGCATCCCTTGCCACAGCAGTTTATCCACACTTACAAAGATGGCCAGTTCACAACATCACCACTCTCTCATTCTGGAGCATGA